Below is a genomic region from Henckelia pumila isolate YLH828 chromosome 3, ASM3356847v2, whole genome shotgun sequence.
attttctatttttttttgttattttttatttttttggtggTCAAGTTCGTCTTAACTGTAGCCCACCttggattggattggattgAGGATTTCTTATTTCACCCCCATCGGATGGCGGGTTTTGGCAGGCCGGCCCCCCAATCATAAGCTAGCGAGTAGCGCGTCCGACGTCTCTAATTTGATCTTTAGTTTTCAAaatgtaataataattaaaataaataaatactagaAACGCAAATACATAAATATTAGAAAACAGGACAAAATACGAATAAGGTAaggttgtgttttgttgtttgaatCATAAACTTTGTTatcccgagaaaatatttcaacccgagcccgtttataatgggtCTACCAGATATGACAAGGGCTGGTATTTTATGGGCCGACTTGGGCTGGGCCTAATAGGCCGCATGCATCTTTTTCGAGTTCAGGTAGGACTCtaatatatatgagataagcccggatcttttcaaatattcacgagataaagataagcttacaaagggaccaatggatgaagagttcTAGTCCAAGACATGTTATAATTCTACTAGGTAACTTATTAttcttttcctataaatacaggtgtTGTTATGGTTGCACTATGGAGTATTCGTTATtcactattcattattcattacttCCTCTTTATTATTCCAcacattcactctcacttttacattcacgcactcatatctctcagttttcgcattaatcataccctctgccttcaagacactgacttaggcatcggaggggtcacgtcgaaaacactttcggcgccccttgacctagctgttgcttgtgcagatTTCATTGATACCCTACCCGACCTACTCTATAAAggaattggaggatccattctaccagaccgaacccgaggtaaaaaatcgacatcatcaattggcgccgtctgtgggaatttgaaaaCAAAGGGTTAAGATGATGAGTACAAGAGAAGAAACAAATTTCGGATTCTCGCATGGCTTGCACATCACaaacttgcaaaaatcataagaattaattgaaccgtcggatcgggttcaaattttgcagacatatttattaatatgttttctaagatctgaacggtggagatcgtgaTTGGTATCTTGTAAAATCAGATCTGGACCACCGAACAGACGTTGCTCGCTCGCACAGCTTCTATGTGTTTTTCGCATGGCTTGCGCATTAGAAACTAACAAAAATCATaagaattaattgaaccgtcggatcgggttcaaattttgtagacatatttattaatatattttctagtatctgaacggtggagatcgtgaTTGGTTGCATTTAGAATCAGATCTGGACGGCCGAACAGATTCTGCTCTCTCACACAGCTTCTATGTGTTCTTCGTGGGGCTTGCATATCACAATATTGAAGAAATCACAgaaattaattgaaccgtcggatcgagttcaaattttatatacatattcaCAAATATGTTGTCTAAGatctgaatggtggagattgtGATTGTGGCCTTTAAAATCAGATCTGGACCGCCGAACAAATTCCGCTCTCTTGCACAGCTTCTATGTGTTCTTCGCGGGGTTTGCATATCAAAATCTTGCAAAAATCACAggaattaattgaaccgtcggatcgagttcaaattttatatacatattcaCGAATATGTTTTCTAAGATCTGAACGGTGAATATTGTGATTGATGGCTTTTAGAATCAGATCTGGACCGCCGAAGAGATTCCGCTCTCTCGCACAGCTTCTATGTGTTCTTCGCGGGGCTTGCATATCAGAATCTTGAAAAAATCACAAGAATTAATTTAACCATCGGATCAAgttcaaattttatatacatattcaGTAATATGTTTTCTAagatctgaacggtgaagattatGATTGGTGGCTTTTAGAATCAGATCTGGACCGCCGCACAGATGCCGCTCCCTCGCACAAATTCTATGTGTTCTATCAGAATCTTATAAAAATCATaagaattaattgaaccgtcggatcgagttCAAAGTTGAACATCTTGATACTGATTTTGGACGGTGGGGATCAATTTTCGTTGCTAAATCAAGTCGGTTCTTTGATCAAAGAATATAAGATTTTATCTTACAATCCAAAGTCATGTCATCGACAACGCATGAATGAGATAAGTATTTCAATAATCTTTATGTtcgaattaaattattaaattttaatttattatcattattaataatattctgAGGCATCTTCTTCTATCAAAATTACATGTTTGTTTTCTTGTGATCAAATTTGTTGGACTTCTCTTCCCTTGCAtttttatttgggttattttatgtaatcgggcatgcaatctaactgtaaggcccaattatatcatatcgggcATGCCATCTCGCTATAAGGCTcaattatatcacatcgggcatgTCATCTCGCTATAAGGCCCGattatatcacatcgggcatgcCATCTCGCTATAAGGCCCGattatatcacatcgggcatgcaatctagctgtaaggcccaattatatcatatcgggcatgcaatctagctgtaaggcccaattatatcacatcgggcatgcaatctagcaatAAGACCCAATTTATGGTTAACACTTTacaaagcccgggcaggtccggcactcaaagcccacgtcagtggcatcaaaaatccacaacagtggtctcaaagcccaagcaggtctggcactcaaagcccacgtcagtggcatcaaaaatccacaacagtggtctcaaagcccgggcaggtccggcactcaaagcccacgtcagtggcatcaaaaatccacaacagtggtctcaaagcccgggcaggtccggcactcaaagcccacgtcagtggcatcaaaaatccacaacggtggtctcaaagcccgggcaggtccggcactcaaagcccacgtcagtggcatcaaaaatccacaacagtggtctcaaagcccgggcaggtccggcactcaaagcccacatcagtggcatcaaaagcccacatcagtggcgtcaaaagcccatatcagtggcatcaaaggcccacatcagtggcataaaaaagtccacatcagtggcatcaTAAATCTACGTTAGTGGTATTCTCCAAAGCCCGACCAAGCTCGGCATCATGTAATCCCACGCAACTCGTGGTTATCCTAAAAGCCCGATCCGCTCGTCAACATCAATTGTCGTTTATTGCTCTTTATTTGAGCTCGGTTTCATCAGGTTGTCGTCTATTGCTCTTTATTCGAGCTCGGTTCTAATCAATTGTTATCTATAACTCTTTATTTGAGCTCAGGGTCCGGTCTACAATCTTGGTCTAAACTTATTCTTTTTTTAGACCAGTTCGGGAGGTACTATTGTTatcccgagaaaatatttcaacccgagcccgtttataatgggtCTACCAGATATGACAAGGGCTGGTATTTTATGGGCCGACTTGGGCTGGGCTTAATAGGCCGCATGCATCTTTTTCGAGTTCAGGTAGGACTCTAATATATATGAGTTAAGCCcggatcttttcaaatattcacgagataaagataagcttacaaagggaccaatggatgaagagttcTAGTCCAAGACCTGTTATAATTCTACTAGGTAACTTATTATTCTTTTTCTATAAATACAGGTGTTGTTATGGTTGCACTATGGAGTATTCGTTATtcactattcattattcattacttCCTCTTTattattcatcacacattcactctcacttttatattcacgcactcatatctctcagttttcgcattaatcataccctctgccttcaagacactgacttaggcatcggaggggtcacgccgaaaacactttcggcgccccttgacctagctgttgcttgtgcagatTTCATTGATACCCTACCCGACCTACTCTATAAAggaattggaggatccattctaccagaccgaacccgaggtaaaaaatcgacatcatcaaacttcaaatcaacaTCCTCgtgtttatataatatttcatgTTAATTAGAATGTACCTTCAATATTGGAATAATTTGAAATACATCTATTGTATATAACAAATGTGCAACTAAGTAAAGTATTATCAACAAAACTATCTATAATCTAAGCAAGACccatatattttcaaaatagtGTTTGAATCCATGGATCTAAGTTATTTTCATTCAAACACAACGCAAACATATTTGAAATAAGCTAGCTATGAACGAAcaaatgatgaaaaaaaaagttAGGTTTCGTTTGAACACGTATTTAtaaaacgtttttataaaagtgttttttaaaaactttttttaaaatatttttaaagttgttttaagaataaatatgtgttggacaactattttttaaaacattttaacatttcaaaagtcATGTTGGTCTTCATGGCTCTATgctaaaaacatctaaaaacacatttcaaatattttttaaaaattatacttggagaacactttaaaaaaaaaatagttttcaaaaatattttacaaaacttTTATTCAAACACATACATTAAGTTTTTTTTGcacttataaaaattaaaaacgtttttaaaatACATATGCAAACGAAATCTTAGTTTTGGTAGGTCAGCCACCACGCCGTAGGCTAGCGAGTAGCGCGTCCGACGACTCTAATTTGatctttatttttcaaaatgaaataatattaaaaaaacaaataaatactaGAAACACAAATACATAAAtattagaaaacaaaaaaaaaataaatacgaATAAGGTAAGGTtgcattttgttgtttgagGGTGTTTGACAAAActtaaaagctctttcaaaaaacttataagttgttttagaTATTTTAAGCTCTCAAATTTTGtttggcaaaatttttaaaaaacaacttataagctctcaaaataagttgtttgacagcttataagctgtttttaaaaaattaagggggatgtacttttttcaaaaatatatttctaaaataaaatattaacaaattttatttttaatataagtttattctaaaactattttcgtatgtgtataactcaaaacattattttcatataattatatcatttttggtaattttgacaataaaaagatcttataataccaaacatatcaacatctttaagttgtttaaaataagtttactcaaacactttaacatcttatttttaaaataagttctaaccgCTTATAAGATCATAAAATAGCTTTTAAACTCTAAGGGCATGATTGGTATGCTTGAATGGAATAGAGTTTGAATGGAATAAGAACATGAATGAAATGATAAGTTTATTTCATTCAAACGATTGGTACCGGAAAAATAAAACAGGAATGCAAtagaattatttttaattatcaaGTCATTTTTtactaaaattccaaaatagtagctacttaaaaatatttattatagattaaaaaatatttattaaaatatttatttaaaaacaataaaaaaattataaatattaatagtcTATTAatcattataaaattatctttatattaaaactaatataaatattaatcttaatttattaattattattattagtattttatttattaaaataagtgtcttttaataaatattattatagttattatttaaaaattattttattatattatacattTGTATAATATAGGTTATattgttaattttatttatttggttattaatattttcatcatcattcAATTgtcataattttatatttataaatgataGTGTCCTAATTTGATAACATTTTATttgtatgattattattttaggtattttattaagctagataaggaaaatagtttgtgaatggagaaaaaattttcatcaaaaatgACCATTTCAATCCAAAATGGATGGAATGACTATTCCCATTAATATGTGAATGAAATGAGTCATTCCAATGGGAATGAACATTCCCATTCCAAAACCAAACCAAACATGATTGTAGGGAATGAGATGTGAATGTCCATTATATTTCTGTCTCATTCTCTCCTACCAATCATGCCCTAAGAACTTATAAactctttttaataagtttagtcaaACATTTTCTTTGTCATAAACTTCAAATCAACGATATCgtgtttatataatatttcatgTTAATTAAGATGTACGctcaatattaaatattttgaaatacaTCTATTTTATATAACAAATGTGTAACTAAGTAAATTATTATAAACAAAACTATAATCCAATCAAGATTCATAAAGTTTCAAAATAGTATTTGAAATCCATAAAATCCGATCAAATAtcaatctaattttaaaattacatttggccaaatattaaaaaaatattttcaatttcaaatcccaacaaatcttaCTAAATCCGTTTGGCCTTAAAGTTACTTTAGTGGTATCTTCTCCTTAATTTTATCACATGATcgattttgttttgcaaatttttttcaCGGAATAAATATTGGTCGTTTGTAAAATCTTCGCAACTCAGAATTCGTATTTGGTCTATCAAATGGAGTCTTTGCTGTTCTCAGACACTCTGCACTTGTTCTCATCCTACTCCAAACTCCAGCTCCTCCCAATCCCCTTTCCGAGAAGCCCTAATTTACCTCTCTCAATCCGCCGCCGTTCCCTCTCGccagccgccgccgccgccgtgaAGATGGATTCCAAGGAAGTCAAGCTCTGGGGGGGACGATTTGAGGACAGCGTCACCGACGCTGTAGAGAAATTCACGGAGTCGATCTCCTTCGATAAAGACCTTTACAAGCATGACATTATGGGCAGCCGCGCACACGCGTCAATGCTTGCTCGTCAGGTTCTTTTTGCCTCTTCGGTACCTGCAAATGAATGTATTATAGTTGCTTCCTGTCGAGTACCACTTCAaaatcgttttttttttttggttttactGCAACATGAGTATTTTGTATGTATGTTGCTTTGGTAGTCTTATTGGATGATGCCATTGCAGGGATTAATTACGGAAGACGACAAGAACAGCATTTTGAAAGGTCTTGATGAGATTGAGGGGCAGATTGAGAGAGGAGAGTTTGTGTGGAGGACCGACAGAGAGGATGTCCACATGAACATTGAAGCCGCTCTTACTGACTTGGTTGGGGAACCTGCAAAGAAGCTTCACACTGCTCGCAGTAGAAATGATCAAGTTTGCACTGATTTTCGCCTTTGGTGTCGTGATGCAATTGATAATATTGTTATGCGTGTTAAGCACCTTCAGGTTGGTTGACTTTTTGGCTCATTTTACTATATCGCAACTGCATTGGCTTTAATGAGATTTCCATTGGCAGTGCTCTGTTGAGAATTCAAACTAAAACTGGTACATCACTTAGAATCAAATCTGTCATTCACCTAATTGATTTGTGCTACACCAGTATTTAGTGCAGCTTACTTTTCCTGACAGAAGTTTTAGTTGCTATTGAGGttgcagttttttttttttttttaagaccAGTGGTCAATTTTGGCGTATCATAAACAATTGTAGCATGTGATTACTCAACAGGGATCATCTGTCAATGTTTCTTTAGTTTTATTAATCTAGCATGCCTACAGTGCAATCAATTTTCACTCCTTTCACTCGGACACATTTTCTGTAAAATCACCAGGTTGCGCTGGTGAAACTGGCTCTGAAAAATGAGGGACTGATAGTTCCTGGTTATACTCATTTGCAAAGGGCACAACCTGTTTTACTCCAACATCTTCTTCTAGCATATGTCGAGCAGGTTAGTTGCTTCATTTGCAGATAACTCGTCCACTCTATCATTTCAAACATCGTTGTTCCTGAAAAACTTCCTTTCTATGTCATCATTTCGATTTCACTTCGACGTTaacttttattttttacttGTACATGTTGGTTTTTTTTACTTATCTTGTTCTTACACCAGAACAATTTTGTAGTTAGAACTCAATTTTGACTGTTTATGAGTATGTATATGCCGCCTAAGAATATTGGTTCTAATCAATAGATTACGGGACAAATGAAATTCTTTTGCAAACTAATCAAGTTTCCATGCCTCAGGTGTTTGGTTCCCATgttcgattttccttttgttctcACATTCCTGGACATTTTCTACTTTTGTGCTCTGTTTATATTTTCCTAAGTTTGCTTCTTTATTTCACAAGTTTTTTTGTGGCTGAGAGGATAATAGATATACTTATCTGTAATAGATGCTCTAATCTTATGCTCAACTGGCATGATGAATCATTTGTGAAACAAATATTTTGCAGCTTGAACGAGATGCAGGCCGTTTACTGGATTGTCGAGAGAGAATGAATTTCTGCCCCCTGGGTGCATGTGCATTAGCTGGTACTGGCCTGCCCATAGATAGATTTATGACTTCTGAGGCTCTGGGTTTCATTGCCCCCTTGAGAAACAGGTATGGCCCGTATCTCATGGGTGCATATTAAATATACATTCAGGTCATGTCCCTGTACAGGATGTCTTGAGTGCCTGTAAATGCTCCATATTTGTGATTTCGTTCTTTGCTAGGTTTTGAGAAGCCGGGTTTAGTTAAAACTAATTCAGATGCCTTATTGGTCACTGAAATGGCCTTCTAAAGCTGCCATGTGCAATTACACAATATATTGGTTTTATAAAACAAGTAAtcataattaatcaaataaaagtTCTTCGGCTAATGTTACCAGTTTGAGAGATGCTATAGAATCTACTTCTCCCCGATTGTTTGGCATGTAAGCTATTTGTTTTCATCGATTGGGTGTTTTGACCCCATTTCCCTCccaaaaaacaaatattttgcAGAATTTCTTGTGAGCTATGATCAAGAGTCATAATTTGTGAAAAACAATGTATGCATAGGTTATCATGTAATCTTCCCTTTATCCCTTTTGAAAATCGTGTTAAACATTCCTGTCATTTGTTTGTTGAGCTATGGTGAGTCAACTTGGCTAAACTTTCCTTATTGGTGAACAGTAGGTAATCTGTCTCCATTGGTACGTCTATAGTTCATAGGTAAAATGGTCCCAAAGCCAAACTTATGGAGCGAAAAGAATTACCCTCGGGCAGTCACAGTTGTTCCAATCTTGCGATACCCTTCTGTGGTTCTTTTAGTTCTTTCAGCTCCATTTCAAATCAGCACAATTTACGGAAGTTGCAAACAATTGTGGAAGTCCGTGTACCAACTAAGTATTTACTTACTTGCATTGTGCAGTTTGGTCCATGGTTAATATGTAGTGGATTCCAATTTGTACCTTCTCTTATCCTATCGAGTCCAGACCTTTTGTTTGTGATTATTTCCATTGACGCAATTTAAGTTTTAACATTTTGTTTTGGAGTTCATTTTCTGTCCTTGTATGTCCCCCCTTAAGTATTTGGGTTTCCAAAATTCTTGGTGACGTTTTCATATTAAATAGCATCGATGCAGTTTCAGATCGAGATTTTGTTTTGGAGTTCCTTTCTGCCAATTCCATCACAGCCACCCATCTGTCTCGGCTTGGTGAAGAATGGGTATTGTGGGCATCAGAAGAATTTGGTTTTCTTACTCCTAATGACTCAGTTTCAACTGGAAGTAGTATAATGCCTCAGAAAAAGAACCCTGACCCAATGGAACTCGTCCGAGGAAAATCTGCCAGAGTTATAGGAGACCTGGTTTCACTTCTTGTGTTGTGCAAGGGCCTTCCTCATGCATACAACCGGGATTTACAGGTTAGCAATCAAACAACTCAATTACCCAAAATTAAGTACTACTCGTTCAGCTCGACTGCTTTCTCGAATCTCAGCTTATCACCTCTTTCGAATTACAATCCCTCTCTTGCTCCTGAATGTCAACTGTTTTTCGTGTCATTGCTTTCCTTGATGCCTTTTTCCATCATcgtgtgttttattttttattttttggaaataAATTTCATATGGTTTCTGGTACCGCATCATTACTGTTGATTAGAAGTCCGATTttatatattcaattttttttcaatgaTCCTGTGAGGAAATTTTTTTGGAGAACGACCCTCCCaaaacaatttttaaatataCGACATTCCCAAAACAATTCTGTACACACTTTTTATTGAGGAAGTTCATGAATtggaaaaaattcaaataataagTTTTATCCCGATCCTATAATTTTAGAGACAGCCTGATGTTTATTGATTTGAACTTTTAACTATCCCGATCCTATAATTTTAGAGACAGCCTGATGTTCATTCTTTAAATCAGGAAGACAAAGAACCTGTATTTGACAGTGTCAAAGCAATAGTGGGAATGCTTGAAGTGTCGGCAGAGTTTGCACAGAACATCACCTTTAATCGTGAGAGAATTCGGAAAGCTTTACCTGCTGGTCATCTTGATGCCACAACACTTGCTGACTACCTTGTCAAAAAGGTACATGACACATCATTTGATTCAATCCTTGGTTCGATCTTTGGCTGAATGCCCTCAATCGTGTTTAGTATTATTTTTCCCAACATTGATGAAATTGTCACATTGGTTGAGGATAAAAGGCAAAAGCTACAATGCACTGGATGAATTTTTGGTACCTTCAGTAAGCTGGatatttgaaattcattctAACAACAATATTGACCAAGCAGGGAATACCTTTCCGAACTTCTCATGACATAGTTGGAAGGTCCGTTGCCTTCTGTGTTTCTAGAAATTGCCAGCTTTCGCACATGAGTCTCGATGAGCTAAGAAGCATAAGCCCATCATTTGATGAGGATGTCTACGATTTTCTCGGAGTcgaaaatgcaataaaaaatttCAGTTCTTATGGTTCCACTGGCTCAGAATGTGTATCTATTCAACTCGCATATTGGGTCGACAAACTCAGCATGAGCAATAAAGAGTAGCGTTCACCCACAAGCAAAAAGAATCAAGAACGTGATTGTTTGGCATGTGGATGCCGCAAGGAAATTTTGCCAGCAACAGGTGGTTGTAAAATTATTTCTGATGAGAATAGTATACATTCTGGAGCTTTATTTATGCTATTGtgggaaattttatttttaatttaaaattttaactatTAAATATGGCAGTATAATTGTTTCCATTACTTTATCCTTGTTGCTTACGGTTAGAAGTAGATAAAATGTTTGTTtgcttgttttgttttgttttttgcatTCGCATGAAAAAATGACTCAAATCTTTCCAATACAATCCCAGGAGAGAGTGGAGATCGCGACTAATTTACTAATAACCATAAATAATGAAATAGCAAAACACTAAATCCTCCCAAATCCCCCCCACAgcaaaaataacaataaaaggAAACGGTAAAACACCAAAGTACTAATTTTCCGATATGTAGTGTCCTTTACTCCTTTTTGTTTCAACAATTATGATAAAGTGATTATTTCAAAAGAATTATGTGCTTCTATTTTTCCAAAGTATACGTTTCCCATACAATGCCGTTTAGTAAACACATTTTTATTCTTGTTCAATCTCCCCAGTTTTTGAAATCATATTGGATCTAGAGTCC
It encodes:
- the LOC140890931 gene encoding argininosuccinate lyase, chloroplastic gives rise to the protein MESLLFSDTLHLFSSYSKLQLLPIPFPRSPNLPLSIRRRSLSPAAAAAVKMDSKEVKLWGGRFEDSVTDAVEKFTESISFDKDLYKHDIMGSRAHASMLARQGLITEDDKNSILKGLDEIEGQIERGEFVWRTDREDVHMNIEAALTDLVGEPAKKLHTARSRNDQVCTDFRLWCRDAIDNIVMRVKHLQVALVKLALKNEGLIVPGYTHLQRAQPVLLQHLLLAYVEQLERDAGRLLDCRERMNFCPLGACALAGTGLPIDRFMTSEALGFIAPLRNSIDAVSDRDFVLEFLSANSITATHLSRLGEEWVLWASEEFGFLTPNDSVSTGSSIMPQKKNPDPMELVRGKSARVIGDLVSLLVLCKGLPHAYNRDLQEDKEPVFDSVKAIVGMLEVSAEFAQNITFNRERIRKALPAGHLDATTLADYLVKKGIPFRTSHDIVGRSVAFCVSRNCQLSHMSLDELRSISPSFDEDVYDFLGVENAIKNFSSYGSTGSECVSIQLAYWVDKLSMSNKE